The genomic window TTTATTAATATTATATTTCTTTAAATACCTTTTGCCTGTAGAGCTGTTACTGCAACAACATCTGCTATTTCGGAAGGAGTACACCCTCTGGATAAGTCATTTACCGGTTTACGCATACCCTGGGATATTGGCCCTATCACCTCTGCTTTTGCCAGTCTTTGCACTAATTTATATGCTATATTTGCTGCTTGCAAATCTGGAAAAATAAGAACATTTGCTTCACCTGCTATCTTACTTTCGGGGGATTTCCTCTTTCCAATTTCAGGAACTAATGCTGCATCTGCCTGAAGTTCTCCATCAATTTTCAACTCAGGAGATTTTTTCTTTGCAATTTCAGTAGCTTGAATTACCTTATCCACAAGCGGGTGTTTTGCACTTCCTTTTGTTGAGAATGAGAGCATTGCAACTTTTGGCTCTATTCCCATTAATACCCTGGCGGTATTTGCGCTGGCAATTGCAATATCAGCTAATTCCTCAGCATTGGGCTCTGGAAATAAAGCACAATCAGCAAATAACATAGCTCCATTTTCTCCAAAAGGACAATCAGGTACTATTAAAATAAAGGAACTTGATACAATTTTCACTTTTTCAGATGTTTTAATTGTTTGTAAGGCAGGTCTAAAAACATCCCCTGTTGCATTCACTGAACCAGCTACAAGGCCATCTGCATCATCATGGTATACCATTAACGCTGCATAATATAGTGGGTTTTTTAACAATTCCCTGGCTTTATCTAATGAAACTCCTTTATTTTTTCTTAAGTTGTAATAGGTTTGAGCATATTTCTCTAAATTATCAGAGTGTTCGGGATCAATAATTTCAATCTCATCCGGGAAGTTAATATTATTTTTTCTGGCTAAATCTTTTATCTTGCTTTCTTTTCCCAGAAAAACAAGTTTTGCGAACTTTTCATTGTAAACTATTTGTGCAGCTTCAACCATCCTGATTTCTTCTCCTTCAGGCAAAACAATTGTCTTGACGCTCTCTTTCGCTTTTTCTCTAATATTTTTTGAAATATTCATATTACTGTAAATCTCCTCCCAAATAATTGTTTTAAGAATTTTGGTAAAATAATGTATAATTATAGCATAATTTTTAACTTTTTACGAGGAAACACATGGAAACATTAGGCATTATAGCTGAGTATAATCCTTTTCATAATGGCCATCTTTATAATTTACAAAAGGCAAAAGAATTAAGCGGGGCAAAATATACAATAGCAATAATGGGTGGTAACTTTTTGCAAAGAGGAGAGCCTGCTTTATTTGACAAATGGGTTAGAACAAAGATGGCATTATTATCCGGTATTGACCTGGTAGTCGAATTGCCTTTTGTTTTTGCCAGTCAGGATGCAAAGATTTTTGCTCATTCAGGAATTCGTCTTTTAAATGCGTTAGGTATTGTAGATTATATTTCCTTTGGTTGTGAAGAAAGCCGAATTGATTTTCTAATTAAGATTGCCGAACTAATCAGGCAAGAACCTCCTTTTATACAACGAATGCTAAAATGTGGTGTTAAAAACGGTTATAACTACCCCAAAAGTAGAGAAAAAGCGATCTTGGATTATTGTCAAAAATTTGACACAATAATCAAAGAAATACCTTTAATCCGGATTAAAGAAATACTACAGGAACCTAATAACATTTTAGCTTTAGAGTATTTAATATCATTAAATAATACAAAAAGCTTGATAAAACCTGTACCTGTTAAACGTATTGGTTCAAGCTATTCAAAAAAATCCCTGGAAGGTAAATATTCCAGTGCTACTGCAATAAGGGAAAGAATCTTTGATAACATTAACAATTGTAATCCAAATCTCTTAGATGGTTTAGAGTCAATTATACCCGACACATCTTTTCAGGTTATATCATCTCTACTTTCCAAAGGAATCAATCCTGTTAATCTATCAACTTTTGAACAGTCTATTCTGTATCAATTGAGAAAATTAAAACTTGTCGAAATTAAAAAAATACATGGTATTAAAGAAGGATTAGAAAATAGATTGAAGGAGGCAGCAATTTTGTCAACCGATATTGAAGGGTTAATTCAAAGGACCAAAAGCAAGCGATTCACACGAACAAGAATACAGAGAATATTAATACATTCACTGATGTCATTAACTCAAAAAGAAGTGGCTACTTTTAATAAATCTGGACCACTATATTGTCGTATACTCGGCTTGAACAAATATGGAAAAATTATTATAAACAAACTCAAGTTAAAATCTGAATTACCAATAATTATGAGACCAAAACAATTCAACCTGAAAAATAGTAGTAACAGCAGAGATACTATTGCTAAAATGATGTTAGAATACGATATACTGGCTACAAATTTATATGTATTGGGATACAATTCTAAAGAGCTAAAAATAGGTGGCCAGGATTATACTAATAGAATAATTATCTTAGACTATTAAAATTATGATTCCCTTTTTTTATTTTATTCTAAATTTCTCCTTTAGTTTTTCTGCAACATATTCGGGTACTAAATCTCGAATACATCCATTAAATGATGCTATTTCTTTTACAATGCTTGAATTCAAATAAGAGTACTCAGTACTTGTTACCATAAATATTGTTTCAATCTCTGGTGCCATTTTTTTATTAATTAAGGCAAATTGTGATTCATATTCAAAATCTGATATTGCTCTCATCCCCCTAATTATAACATTTGCTTTATTTGCACGCACACATTCAATTAATAAACCATTGAATAGTTGAACTTCAATCCCGTCTAAATCCTTCACAGCATTTATTATCATATCCCGTTTTTCTTCAATCGAAAAAAAAGATTTCTTTCGAGCATTTTCTGCAATCACAACAACTACTTTATCAAAAATATTGCTAGCCCTTTTAATAATATCAAGGTGCCCATTTGTAATTGGATCAAAACTTCCTGGATAAATTGCCTTAATCATTATTTTCCCCTTTTTTAAATTGTTTATTGTAACTAAATATTGTAACTTTTGTTTTGCCATATCTTTTTTCTTTAATAGTTTGAATTCTTGAAAAATTGTTTTGCATTTTTTCATGAATTTGATATTGTGCTATGATTATTGAATTATTTTTTAACAAAGAACTTCTGTCAATTTCACTTAAAGTCTTTTGTAATAAATCTTTATTATATGGCGGATCTAAAAAGATAATATCATATTTTTTTTGTTGCTCGTTTAAAAACTTTAATGAATAGATATAATCATTTTTAACAATAGTAGCAGTTTCTTTCTCTCCTATCTTTGTTAAATTTGTATTTATCAGTTCTATTGCATTTCTGTTTCTTTCAACAAAAGTAACACTTTTTGCTCCTCTGCTGATAGCTTCAATTCCAATTGCTCCTGTTCCAGCAAATAAATCCAAAAAATCAGAATCAACAACTTTAAACCCAATAATATCAAAAATTGCTTCTCTTACTTTACTCGGAGTTGGCCTGATGAGTTTTCCCGGGATGGTGTTTAAGGTAAATCCCCTATATTTTCCTGCTATTATTCTCATAACTAAATAACCTTTTTTTAGATTTTTAAATACATAGAAATAATTCTTTATATAATTGCTTGATTATTAATACTTAATTATGATAAAATAAAATCTGTGATTTTTCAAGATTAAAGAAGTCGGAGGAACTTAGTATGGCAAAATGCGATGTATGTGGTAAAGCTCCACTATTTGGAAAACAAATCAGCCATTCACATAAGTTAAGTAATCGAAAGTGGTCTGTAAATATTCAAAAAGTAAGAGTAAAAGTAGACAATACAGTTAAAAAGTTAAATGTTTGCACTAAATGTCTTAAATCTGGACGAGTACAAAA from Atribacterota bacterium includes these protein-coding regions:
- the pta gene encoding phosphate acetyltransferase, yielding MNISKNIREKAKESVKTIVLPEGEEIRMVEAAQIVYNEKFAKLVFLGKESKIKDLARKNNINFPDEIEIIDPEHSDNLEKYAQTYYNLRKNKGVSLDKARELLKNPLYYAALMVYHDDADGLVAGSVNATGDVFRPALQTIKTSEKVKIVSSSFILIVPDCPFGENGAMLFADCALFPEPNAEELADIAIASANTARVLMGIEPKVAMLSFSTKGSAKHPLVDKVIQATEIAKKKSPELKIDGELQADAALVPEIGKRKSPESKIAGEANVLIFPDLQAANIAYKLVQRLAKAEVIGPISQGMRKPVNDLSRGCTPSEIADVVAVTALQAKGI
- a CDS encoding nucleotidyltransferase; its protein translation is METLGIIAEYNPFHNGHLYNLQKAKELSGAKYTIAIMGGNFLQRGEPALFDKWVRTKMALLSGIDLVVELPFVFASQDAKIFAHSGIRLLNALGIVDYISFGCEESRIDFLIKIAELIRQEPPFIQRMLKCGVKNGYNYPKSREKAILDYCQKFDTIIKEIPLIRIKEILQEPNNILALEYLISLNNTKSLIKPVPVKRIGSSYSKKSLEGKYSSATAIRERIFDNINNCNPNLLDGLESIIPDTSFQVISSLLSKGINPVNLSTFEQSILYQLRKLKLVEIKKIHGIKEGLENRLKEAAILSTDIEGLIQRTKSKRFTRTRIQRILIHSLMSLTQKEVATFNKSGPLYCRILGLNKYGKIIINKLKLKSELPIIMRPKQFNLKNSSNSRDTIAKMMLEYDILATNLYVLGYNSKELKIGGQDYTNRIIILDY
- the coaD gene encoding pantetheine-phosphate adenylyltransferase; amino-acid sequence: MIKAIYPGSFDPITNGHLDIIKRASNIFDKVVVVIAENARKKSFFSIEEKRDMIINAVKDLDGIEVQLFNGLLIECVRANKANVIIRGMRAISDFEYESQFALINKKMAPEIETIFMVTSTEYSYLNSSIVKEIASFNGCIRDLVPEYVAEKLKEKFRIK
- the rsmD gene encoding 16S rRNA (guanine(966)-N(2))-methyltransferase RsmD produces the protein MKNYFYVFKNLKKGYLVMRIIAGKYRGFTLNTIPGKLIRPTPSKVREAIFDIIGFKVVDSDFLDLFAGTGAIGIEAISRGAKSVTFVERNRNAIELINTNLTKIGEKETATIVKNDYIYSLKFLNEQQKKYDIIFLDPPYNKDLLQKTLSEIDRSSLLKNNSIIIAQYQIHEKMQNNFSRIQTIKEKRYGKTKVTIFSYNKQFKKGENND
- the rpmB gene encoding 50S ribosomal protein L28 → MAKCDVCGKAPLFGKQISHSHKLSNRKWSVNIQKVRVKVDNTVKKLNVCTKCLKSGRVQKNG